The genomic stretch AGTATCCCAAGCCAGGGTCTGCCCCTGGTGGGGGAGAAGCTTCTTGCTTGTTTACCTGCATGCTAACCCAGCaatattttgtccttttctgcTGAGGGTTTGGCAGTTTGAGAGAACAGGTTTTCCCATTATATGAAAGTAGAGCGTGCCTATGAAACTTTTTGTAAGCCTAAAGGGTATAAAGAGAAGAAGCAATTACCTTAGGATACACCTTGCTAACCGGTACACAGAGTAAAtggagataaagcacagatgctcacagccACAGTTCACAGCTGTGGTGGCTGAGAGGCGGAGTGTAGTTCCCGGGAAGGAGATTGGCAGGGCCACTCCCACTGCTTGGGGTACATGCTGCCCCTAGAACGACTCTGCAAAGCAAACCCTGAACGCTATTTTagcttttcatgtttttttcataaaagcaaagatCCTCTTCggatttcttttggttagcaaAAATGGGGATGAATGTAGGTCAATCCTAAAAGCAGTGGCATATGTGAACTTTCAAAAAGTGAGGGATACCTGTCCCTTGAAGGCAGGCCCAGCTCAGGTttgggtggggtgtggagagagggcaggtgacagcaggagcagcagccagGAAGCAGTATCCCTGGGACTTAATGTGGTGGTGCCTCCTGGACCTACATATTTCTTATGTTCTGGCTCCAGTTAGTGCTGTTTGGGGTTGGAAGAGTATGGGCAGATGGTTTGGGAAGAAATGCTAGAGAAATAGAATATAAagccattgtttctgtttttaagatcACACTCACAAACTTGGTGTCGGTGAATGAGAGGTTGGTGTACACACCCCATCCAGAGAACCCTGAAATGTACGTCGTCAACTGCTGGCACTGACACGGTGAACTCCAAGGTCAGGGTGGGGTGGAGCCTCCCCCCTCAGGGCTGCTCAGCCCTTTACTTCTTGCTCTTCTGTAGGACTGTGCTCACACAAGAAGCCATCATCACTGTGAAGGGGATCAGCCTTGGCAGCTATCTGGAAAGTTTAATGGCCAACACAATATCATCCAACGCAAAGAAGGTATGGATGTTAGTCCGAGCGCTCTGTGTGCTCTAGCTATTAAGTGCCAGAATAAGGGGGTGAAATGTGTCGTCCCATAAATCCTGAGTGCTGGGCTCTCTGTCTAGCTAAGCTCATAATGGCACAGCATGTTCCACAATTACATTAAAAACGTGTGGCAAGAGAGACTGGCCTCTCTGAAGGGAAAGTGTGGGGTAAATCTGGCAGAGGCAACTACCACTTCAAAGAGCTGAAATATCATAGGCTCACTGAACAAAACCAATCCCACACATAAAAAAGATTGTGTTTACATTGTCAGGCAGTATATTTGGGATTTTTAGTAGTTTCATATTTGATAGGCATTATGTGGCTTCAGCCGAACCTCTCCATTTGCGAAGTTTCCCTGGAGTTTGCTGCCACCTTTGCATCTCCCCTCTGGCAGGATTGGGGAATGAGCTTGATGGAGGTGAGAGGAGAAAGGATGGACCCAGGAGGCCGTCCTCCCTGGAGTCCCTGGGTAGAGGGCTCAGCCTTAGTGAGGCAGAGACTGTACACAGAGTCCAGGTTGCCCTTCACTGCAGCAGAGTTGATGGAGACAGCTTGGATGTGTGGAAGTTCAAGGTAATGCCACTTGCCAGAGCAGCGCCTTGGCTATTAACTGTAGCTTACCTCACAGGCTCACATCTTCCCCAGGCTGTCCTCCCTTCACCACCACCCCTgactcttcccctctccctttctctgctggtttttaatttttttttgtctgtttgtttttgtttttggtcagaAATGTGTCTTCACTTTTGAGATGTTAGATGCTGTCTAAGCTGTACTTCTCTTCCTACAATGCTCGAGTCACAATTTAATGGAAAACCACTTATGGTTTGCCTTCAGTCTAGTCATTAATAGAAGAGCCAATCTGCCCCATTTTTTAGAAAAATCCAGATTTGAGAAACATATACAGTAGCTTAGCTCAGTTCAGGGAAGGTAGGGGAACCAAGGTGCCCGAAGCTGCACACATCGTGTCCCCACTACAAGCCCTCCTGGAAGGAGACAGACCCTTACTGACCTTTGTGTGTCAAGGGTCTGGCTTAGGCAGGCGCGctaattgtttttgaaaaaaatattataggagTAAGTGAATACTAGGTGAGGCCAAAGGCATGTCAGAGCTTTTATGAGAAAAGTCAGGGTAAACTCAGTGTGGCCAACTAATTCTTTTATTCACTTATCTTAGGGGTTGCTGTGTTGAAGGCCTGATGTGGAATCACTGCCTTATCCTAGCTATAATTACCGTCTGACAGCATCCCTGGTCAGTTGGGGAGATGCTGGTGACCTGAGGGTGGGCACAAGAGATGACTATGTACAGGCAGCTCATCCAGGGATTCAGGAGCTGAGCTTAGGGACAACACATGGAGGAGGCCACGAGGGTGGCTGCTGCTTCCCGCTGTCCTGCATTCGGGAGGTGATGGTAGATAAAGGGTGCCAGCATCAGTATAGCCCAACCTGGCGTGAGCATTTTAGGCAGAATAACATACCACCTTATTTCTGAGCTGAGAAACTGCCTGCTTACACTGAAAGGTTGCTCACAAATAGTTACTGCTGTGTCTTTAAAACTGCAGcacttttcttctgttgtttaaatTACAGGCTTGGAGCTTCCATCTGTAGTGAGAGGCAGATTTCTTACACCATGTTGAAATCTTTCTGTATTGCTCCAGGGATGGGCTGCTATTGAGTGGATAATTGAAAATTCTGAAAGCGCTGTGAGCTAACGGGGTCTGCACCTGCATCTTGTGATGAACGGTGGGAACTACAGTATTCTTTAACCCGGTAGAGAATTTAGCAACTTGCTAACGATGTGCATGGTGTGAGGTGCGGGAAGGATGTTTCTGTGATGGAGCTGCATGCGGGTCTGGAGCCCTATGCTCCATAGTGTCCTCGGTAGTGAGAAAAACCATTAGGTTCATCTTCCTAATTCATCTCCTTGTTTCATGGCAGGAAATCTGAACACTTGTTATCTTGTCTCTAAGGAAGCACTTGGTTACATTTCCTGCAACTTGTGCATAGTAAAGAGGCTTTCATTAGTAGGGCCAGCGGGTGTTAAAAGCTGAGCTAATGGgagcattttttaatttgggttGGACTTGAACATTTGCCATGTTCTTTTAAAGACTACTCTGTGCCCTTGTGGCATCATGGCAGTGAGGAGAAAGTCTGCACACCTCCTCATTTACTGTAAGCCAGCACCTGGTCATGCGGCTGCCACTGGCCGTTTCGTTTTAGTGGCAAAAGCCATTTTTAGCATCTCCTTGAGCTTCACAAATATCCCTGGTTTCTTAGGTCAGCAGTGGCTGGACTGTCAGAACTGATTTGATATTAATTGATCAGCAGTCATCTTCATACTTCATAAGAAAGTCAAAGTTTCCTGCTGCCCTCCCTTTACGGAATCCTTATACTCCTGCCTTGAAACTCCTCACCCTGTTGGCTTTGTACACTGTGCTGCTCTGGGCCCTGCTTCCCATGGTCAATCTGTCTGCATGTCTGCAGCATCTGTGGACACGTTTGGTGCCCCAATCAGCAAACGAGAGCCGTGTGGTTCAAACTTCTTTAAGAACTTCTTCCTGATTTTGCTTAAGTCACTGAAACCTAGGTTTGCCAGACACCTTCACCTTGAACTCAAGGTCATGGTCTGCTGCTGGGTCTCTTTTCTTCCGTGGATGCACCACTAAAGTGACCACATGTAGAGAGCCTGCCTGCGGGGTAAGCGTGGTTAGTGTGGgcagtgtggtgtgtgtgatggTGTCACTTTGAATTGTGGACTCTGTCACATTCTATTTCCTCATACATTAGAGCTAAACTTCctcaatctctttttttttttaaactttttaaatctttaatcagATGCCTCAcccaaaaaaatcaaagaggaaagaaaggaaagaaaggaagaatgaagtgAGTTCTGAATACAGCTCACTGGTTCAGTCTGGGAGAGGTGTGGAATCTGCTGGAGTCTGCCACCTGCCTGCTCACAACCTCCGCCTGGCTCTCCATGGTGACCTCACCAGACAGGAGGTTCCGCCGAGGCATAGGCAGAGTTCTCCTGGTTGCTGAGTGAGACCGAGAGGAAGAAGACCTCTAACAGGTGGAGGACAAGGGCCATGAAACCACCACTCTGCCATTCCCTGACTGCTAAGCCAGGGTCCCAGGAGCTGGCCCTACCCACAGCCTAGCTGCCCCCCGTCAGCATTTAGTTGGATTGTTCTTGTGCCTTTGTCTATTTTCTCCTTAGCAACAGCTCCCAGATCTTTCTTGCCAACTCTTGGGATCTCACTAAAtagcttttctcttttcagatCACTCCCCGTTTCCCTCACATGCCCCTTAATTGGCAGTCTTCACCGCCAGTCTCTTCACACATATCTAACTACCATCTGTCACTTCAGATGGTGTCACCATGcacctttctcttcccctcatcACTGTGCACACTAGAATAGGGGCGTCCATCTCCAATGGTGACATGTGTGGTTGACAGTACCGTGAGCTAGCTCTCTAATCAGAAACAGAATTGGTCAGGAGAGCAAAGTCTTCTGTCCTTGGCCTGCAACTAACTAGTCTGTCCTGTCATCCTGGGACCAGCGACCCCAAGTGCTGAAGGCCTGTGTCACTTCTCATCATTCAGATGTGTCCAAAGGGAGAGCCACTGTTATAATATGGCAGTAACACTGCTTGTGATTTTAAGCACTCTGCTGTCTTATCAGCTTCTAGGTACTTCCAATTGGGAGTTTTAATTTTCCCATGttcaaaagtaaaatgtaaaacctttttcagtatatttcaaattataaaaactttGGAGAAGGCCTCCtccataaaggaaaaatagaactGTGTTTcactgtttcttcagataatgCTTTTTGTTTGATAATAGTATCTccaattgaaaatgaaattacgTTCATTTTTATCAGACTATTTTAATTGGTATCAATTAAAACTAGATTTGTATGAATTTAAGATGTTCATTATAATCACcagtaagaaaataactaaaaatatatacagaaaaggaaaccaagggGGAATCAAAATGGTATACTACAAAAACAATGAATCAAACACaacagaaggcagtgtggaaaGAATTCAGGTACAAAAGGcaatgaaatttatataaaacaaataacaaaatgtaaGAAGTTAGTGCTTCTTTAGGAGTAATTActttaaaggtaaatggattacattcaccaattaaaagaaaaaagtttggcaGAATGGATGATAAAACATGATCATACTATATACACTGTCTATGAAAGACTGACTTTAGATGCAAAGACACAAATAGTTTGAATGTGAAAGGAGGGAAAATGATAtgccatgcaaatagtaaccaaaagacaGCTGGGTGGCCATACTAATATCAGAAGAAAAAgtagactttaagtcaaaaattgTCATAAAAGGGGGTatctggttagctcagttggttagagcatgttgCTAATAACATCAAAATTGCCAGTATGacccctgcatgggccactgtaagctgcaccctccttaaaaaaaaaaaatttgttgtaAGAGTCATCAAGAATATGAAAGTTATAACCATAGACACACCAAACTACAGAACACcatagtatataaaataaactttagcaGAACTAAAGGTGGAAATAGACAATGCTacaatagttggagacttcagtAATCCACTTTCAATAATAAATAGAacatctagacagaaaatcaataaggaaatcgAGGACTTGAATAATCCAATAAACTAACTTGATCTAACAGACATATTTAGAACAGTTCACCCAGTAACCGAAGagtacacatttttctcaaaagcacatggaatattctccaggatagaccatatgttaggccaaaaaacaaatctcagtaagtttaaaaagactgaaatcaaatGAAGTATCTTTTGTGAtcataatgaaatgaaattagaaatcaatagtataaggaaaactggaaaattcacaaatatgtagaattttaataatatacttttaacaaccagttctttaaagaaaacaaatacaaatgaaattataaaatatcttgagatgaatgaaaatgaaaacacaacatatgaATATGTATGACATGCAGTGAGAGCAATGCCCACAGGGAAATTCATAGTTATAAGCACCTACGTTAAAAAAGAGGAAGGGTCTCAAATCAACCTAACTTTACAGAcctaaaaaatgaagaaaaactaaaccCATGGCTTATAGagggaaagaaattataaagattaGAGAGGAGATAAAACAGAGATTAGAAAAACAATAGGCAGAATTATTGAAACCAAAAGTTTTTTCAttgaaaagatacaaaaaattGACAAGTTTTTAGTTAAACTGACCAAGAATAAAAGattccaagtttaaaaaaaaatcagaaatgaaagtgggaaCATTTCTATagaccttacagaaataaaatgatatgagCAAATACAATGAATAATTATACACCCACAAATTAGTCTAGATGAGATGGACAAAAATGcctagaaacacacaaattactgaaactgattaaaaaagatagaaaatagatatatacaatgtcagaggggcaatagatttggggaggggggttattttgtgagggatgaaatgtttaactattacattggtttgtacacctgaaactaaaaaaacaaaaacaaaaaaacacacaaacaaacaaacaaaaaaagatagaaaatctcAACAGACCTATAGCAGTAAAGAAACTTAATCAGTAATTCAAAACCTCCCAACAGAGAAAAGTCCAAACCTTAATTAGAATTAACATCAATCCTTTggaactcttccaaaaataatggagagaatacttcctaactcattctgtgggaccagtattaccctgatacctaAGTTAGACAAAGACACCCTCAGAAAATAAGACTAACCACCTATATTCCTTATGAATATTGATGTAAGAGTCCTTAACAAAATACTGGCAAGTTGAATCCAACAACATATTAAAAGGATACATACCATGACCagtgagatttatcccaggaatgcaaggatggtttaacatacaaaaatcaatcaatgttttATTGCTCAGTAATAGAACTGAGGGAAAAAACCCATGTGATCATctcaatgcagaaaaagcatttaacaaaacataacactctttcatgataaaaacactatTCTGGGAATAGaaataaattctagaaatattttaggaGTAGAAATAGAAGGGTACTGCTTCCACTtgataaaaactatttttgaaaaaaaacacagttaacatcctactcaatggtgaaagactgaaatctttctccattaaatcaagaataagacaaagatgcccactgtcaccactgctattcaacattgtCGAGGTAACTCGGTATGACTCAGGGAGGTAATGGTCTAAAAACTGTCATGAAGGGAGTTCTAGTCTACAGGGAAACATGGAATTTGTGGTTTGGAAACCATGTTTTTGAAGCAGTAATACATGTGTCAGAATGGGTAGAATCTCTTGAATCCTCTGCAATGATTAGGGTACACAGAGGTCCCAGTGTAGTTTTGGAGGAAGATTGCTTTTTAGGGCAAGGACAGTTGTAAATGTGTTATTTGGCCACTTCAAATTTTTGGTGGAGTGAAgtaaaaataagcatatttatttgttggattttttaaattttcctagtttttccattataaatacattttttccctcGAGGGGGTAAGTCATTAAGTAAGAAAGTAGTAgtgattattttcaaaatttgtttagTGTAAAATTGTTTGGTTTTGTAACTTTCATTTTTGTCTGGAAATAGATTCAATATTTGTACAACTCTTTCTATTTGGAATTCAGCATAAGCGCAAAAGCAAATGTATGATAAAGTATCACGAAAGCTGGGTGCGGGTAGCCACGTGAAATTTAACCTGGATTtctaatttgagaaaatattcaaaagttcAATTTTAATCATACAGTATTGTTTCATAATGAGTATCTGTCAACATCGCTGTGGCATTGATGTTCAGTAGGTACCCCCAGCACCTGGAAGGTAGCCTCATTTTCTGAGATGCAGAGGTGTAGGAACACAAGCATGATGGTACCTGACAGAGGACTTTATCTTACCTGTTTAAATGTAGATACaggccacccccccccccccccgggagtTTCCTCAGTGCTGTTCTCTCCGCAGGGTTGTAAGGCCTTGGATTGGGTGATTGGCTGACCTAACACAGAGTTGGAGGGCCTCGCAGCCCAGGCCTGCACCAGAACATGAGGCACAGGTAACACCTGGCCTTTGGGCTCCCTATGCCCAGGACATAGAGACATAGGCTAAGCAGCATTCATCCACCCTAGGCTGTGGGGCTGTTCACTCTTGCTCTACACTTGGTTTGTCAGAAGGAACATTTGTGATTAGTGCAGGGTAGAGACACACTGAAAAGGGATTCTAGAAAGGGAGTGAATTTGCTGCATCTTGGACTATGGcttacctttccttttttttggtggaaaggttttttgttgttgtttactaaacaagaatttaaatctttaaattaatttaaatctttGATATCCCTTCCCCAGAAACCAAAATATCAGAGTGAAAAAGGGAATGGCTTTCTCACACTCTATACCTCGCAACACTCAATAGAAGTTTCATGTGGGTTTCAAGACTCAAGTTTGCTGTGATCATAGAACATGCATCTTCCCCTTGGCTTTCTCAAAAAGAATGCTGTTTCACAGGACTGGCAGAGTGGTCTTAAACATTAGAGCCCGAGCTTGGCTTTGGGAGCTTGTTAACACTGCTGATTTCAGGCTGTCAGCCCCAAGGGTTTTGCCAGGTCTGGGCCATGTTGCTCACCAGGCCGGGGCACTGACTCTTCCATCCAGTGCTGGGTGTGGGGCCTTTGCCTGCTGTTCTGCTGCTGACTAGCTAGTACTAGTTTCCTGTTCTACAAACGTCACAGTTGTTCTGcacacacaatttatttaacagatTTCATTATCTTCCATTAACCACCACCCTTAGTGTTAATTTAGTAGATGGGTTTTTAATGACATGCATATAGCAAGTAACATAAAGCAtccctttttcattttagtttctgAACATGAAACGGGATACAATTTTCCTTATGTATGTTTTAACCAAACCAAACAGTTTAGTTTTTTGGAGGAGAAATAAGTATTAGGAAAAACTAGTTATTCTGCTAATGTCATAGTACTGGCCgaaggttttattatttttccaaaagcatagaaataaatccagaattcttcagtctttccttcaTTTCCAGCGTTACATGCCTGTGATTGTGGCCCTTGAATCTGGTAGTAGGAATAAAGGTTGAATGTCCTAGTTACTGTGTGAACTCTTCAGATAAACCAGTAGTGGATGATGTTCAAGAGAAGTCTCCATATTGCCTTGAAAGCCGGGCTTGCCAGTGCTGTGAGCCCGTCAGGCCATCCTGACGACTGTGTGTTGGTGCTTTCTGGTTAGGCAGCTGCTGCCACGCCATGACTGTTGAAGTGGTGCTAGGCGCTCTCTTGAGTCAGAGGCTTCTGTTCTTATAGGAAAAGTAATGACACAGAGTATTCTGTAAAGACTCTTCCACCCATGGCATTAGAACCAACTATTAATACTGTATGTGTCTGATTTGAGAAagtggctgtgggggcagagccccagaaagtagtttccaggctctcggcctcacatagaaaggtgttggctcaggtagtaaatggccaactgtgattgcatggccatcagctgtggctagttggccgtcagctgtaaccagtgagccattggccactaatataactgctgtggctacgctagcagaggaggaagagagagaaagaatgggggctagcaagaagatggtggctgggctggcaagtgtggatggcggtttgcggacagtgtgaatccagcctccattgagagtatagtgccgccagagagaatatagtggtatgactcccctacctatggctccgtgggtgttcctttttggcctcaccgtgtcctgtgttcttgtttggggagcgggagcagagaccccgcaggccgccccgcacgacaaatggcgcagcgagcagggtctcccgcacgacagtggcTTTTTGGCTTCTAAAGAGTGGGTGACTGTCTGCCTCCAGCATTTCTGTCCTCACGTTTAGGAAGGGGTAGCCATGCTTTGATATAGCAGTTAATTA from Rhinolophus sinicus isolate RSC01 linkage group LG09, ASM3656204v1, whole genome shotgun sequence encodes the following:
- the PRELID3A gene encoding PRELI domain containing protein 3A isoform X1 translates to MKIWNSEHVFGHPWDTVIKAAMRKYPNPMNPCVMAVDVLERSVDCHGRLHSHRLLSTEWGLPSLVRAILGTSRTLTYIKEHSVVDPVKKKMELCSTNITLTNLVSVNERLVYTPHPENPEMTVLTQEAIITVKGISLGSYLESLMANTISSNAKKMPHPKKSKRKERKERKNEVSSEYSSLVQSGRGVESAGVCHLPAHNLRLALHGDLTRQEVPPRHRQSSPGC
- the PRELID3A gene encoding PRELI domain containing protein 3A isoform X3, encoding MRKYPNPMNPCVMAVDVLERSVDCHGRLHSHRLLSTEWGLPSLVRAILGTSRTLTYIKEHSVVDPVKKKMELCSTNITLTNLVSVNERLVYTPHPENPEMTVLTQEAIITVKGISLGSYLESLMANTISSNAKKMPHPKKSKRKERKERKNEVSSEYSSLVQSGRGVESAGVCHLPAHNLRLALHGDLTRQEVPPRHRQSSPGC
- the PRELID3A gene encoding PRELI domain containing protein 3A isoform X2 — its product is MLTCHPWDTVIKAAMRKYPNPMNPCVMAVDVLERSVDCHGRLHSHRLLSTEWGLPSLVRAILGTSRTLTYIKEHSVVDPVKKKMELCSTNITLTNLVSVNERLVYTPHPENPEMTVLTQEAIITVKGISLGSYLESLMANTISSNAKKMPHPKKSKRKERKERKNEVSSEYSSLVQSGRGVESAGVCHLPAHNLRLALHGDLTRQEVPPRHRQSSPGC